The Planctomycetia bacterium genome window below encodes:
- a CDS encoding PEP-CTERM sorting domain-containing protein (PEP-CTERM proteins occur, often in large numbers, in the proteomes of bacteria that also encode an exosortase, a predicted intramembrane cysteine proteinase. The presence of a PEP-CTERM domain at a protein's C-terminus predicts cleavage within the sorting domain, followed by covalent anchoring to some some component of the (usually Gram-negative) cell surface. Many PEP-CTERM proteins exhibit an unusual sequence composition that includes large numbers of potential glycosylation sites. Expression of one such protein has been shown restore the ability of a bacterium to form floc, a type of biofilm.), with translation MLKRLLLSLGFAFGLGSASFAQTIIIDSFTSGTLPNGYNFNISQTGLGSTSDNPGAVHAASSVINPIGGVNQGQRIVRAHVTDGDTTLNLNNNIGISNQLNVALGAGAQGHFHLYYGYSNYNPNNAPNDQAGNYADLGRDLTVGGNNVLQISVLDPDHSGAIEIMIMSHRGNNGGTEALAFVSKPYTFGPGVQVLTFNYSDFVGVDFTQVDQIIVQPQGDLQSAADLGLDTFISTIAVPEPTTYALMAGVSLLAGAGYYRRRQMVKNASEQVLA, from the coding sequence ATGCTCAAGCGTCTACTTCTTTCGCTCGGATTTGCTTTTGGGTTAGGTTCTGCATCTTTTGCACAAACCATTATCATTGATTCCTTTACTTCGGGCACTCTCCCGAACGGCTACAATTTCAATATCAGCCAGACAGGTTTAGGCAGTACCTCAGATAATCCAGGAGCTGTTCATGCAGCTTCGAGCGTGATCAATCCAATTGGAGGTGTTAACCAGGGGCAACGCATCGTTCGTGCTCACGTAACCGATGGTGACACCACACTGAATTTGAATAACAATATAGGCATTTCCAATCAGCTGAATGTTGCACTTGGTGCAGGTGCACAAGGACATTTTCATCTGTATTACGGTTACAGCAATTACAATCCCAACAATGCACCTAATGATCAAGCAGGAAATTATGCAGATCTTGGCAGGGATTTAACTGTGGGTGGCAATAATGTACTCCAGATTTCTGTTCTTGATCCAGATCATTCTGGCGCCATTGAAATCATGATTATGAGCCACCGCGGTAATAACGGTGGTACTGAAGCATTGGCATTTGTGAGCAAACCATACACTTTTGGGCCTGGTGTACAGGTATTGACCTTTAACTATTCCGATTTTGTAGGCGTTGATTTTACACAGGTCGATCAAATCATCGTTCAACCTCAAGGTGATTTGCAAAGTGCAGCAGATCTAGGCTTGGATACATTTATATCTACGATTGCAGTACCAGAGCCAACCACCTATGCCTTAATGGCTGGTGTGAGTCTCCTTGCTGGTGCAGGTTATTATCGTCGTCGTCAGATGGTGAAAAATGCATCGGAACAGGTGTTGGCATAA
- a CDS encoding sigma-70 family RNA polymerase sigma factor, translating into MMKDYRHPALRQLKDQQVRFAPVEKRLGQLDRIEKLLTEIIPGKQYPYQYVCFRITGFRTDANPQLLIDSAELEHDLHLFIEDLNETVPPVPADNLSEPMLTLDQVSKNLKVSTKTVSRWRDKGLVTRKVLCNGRRKVAVRQSLLSRFLEQHKDDVEKGARFSQMSDEERSAILNRARRLAKANPNRFMDICRRVAKKFGRSVEAVRYTIKRHDQTQPDQVFPQQRAQIKDDDRSAIYSSFRRGISVEALASKFQRTRTAVLRIVNEVRAHRLLKEPVSYISSPELEQANAKKASEILGNMPQQAEYQLAQAKLLAQNHAGVPAELLPLYSTPLLSKEQEQHLFRKMNFLKHQASQLQKSIDPDKARASDMDRLEELLKQAQKVKDQLINANMRLVASIAKKHARPTDNFYELLSDGNLSLIKAVEKFDYSRGNKFSTYASWAIMKNYARSLPDEKTKRDRFLTGSDEIFDGVADNRTDEQREMITAESKKRQVHELLDRLDDRERRIMQLRYGINGERGMTLEQVGQREGITKERVRQIEARGLLKLKNLAEEGVGEM; encoded by the coding sequence ATGATGAAGGACTATCGACATCCTGCACTTCGACAACTGAAAGATCAGCAGGTACGTTTTGCACCTGTTGAAAAACGGCTGGGACAACTCGACCGCATTGAAAAACTCCTGACGGAAATCATTCCCGGCAAGCAATACCCCTATCAATACGTTTGCTTCCGCATCACCGGTTTCCGAACGGATGCCAATCCTCAATTGCTCATTGACAGTGCCGAACTTGAACACGATCTGCATCTGTTCATTGAAGATCTCAACGAAACGGTTCCACCAGTACCGGCGGATAATCTCTCCGAACCGATGTTGACGTTAGACCAAGTCAGCAAGAATCTCAAAGTTTCCACTAAGACTGTCAGTCGCTGGCGTGATAAAGGTCTGGTGACTCGCAAGGTTCTATGCAACGGTCGTCGCAAAGTTGCTGTTCGACAATCTCTGCTGAGCCGGTTCCTGGAACAGCACAAGGACGATGTCGAAAAAGGCGCTCGCTTTTCACAAATGTCCGATGAAGAACGTTCAGCCATCCTGAATCGTGCTCGCCGATTGGCCAAAGCTAATCCAAACCGCTTCATGGATATCTGCCGACGAGTAGCCAAGAAGTTTGGTCGCTCGGTCGAAGCGGTGCGCTACACGATCAAACGTCATGATCAAACTCAGCCTGATCAGGTTTTTCCACAGCAGCGAGCCCAGATCAAGGATGATGATCGTTCAGCTATTTATAGTTCCTTCCGACGGGGCATCTCTGTGGAAGCACTGGCCAGCAAGTTCCAGCGAACCAGAACTGCGGTTTTGCGAATCGTCAATGAAGTACGTGCTCATCGCCTGTTGAAGGAGCCAGTCTCGTACATAAGCTCACCGGAATTGGAACAGGCAAATGCCAAAAAGGCATCTGAAATTCTGGGCAATATGCCTCAGCAGGCAGAATATCAGCTCGCTCAGGCTAAGCTCTTGGCTCAGAACCATGCAGGCGTACCTGCCGAGTTGCTTCCCCTGTATTCAACTCCATTGCTTTCAAAGGAACAGGAACAACATCTTTTCCGCAAGATGAATTTCCTGAAACATCAGGCAAGCCAGTTACAGAAGAGTATTGATCCAGACAAGGCACGAGCATCCGACATGGATCGCCTGGAAGAACTGCTCAAGCAGGCACAAAAGGTGAAGGATCAATTGATCAATGCCAACATGCGCCTGGTTGCTTCCATTGCCAAAAAACATGCTCGGCCCACGGATAACTTCTATGAACTTCTATCTGATGGCAATCTCAGCCTGATTAAAGCTGTTGAGAAGTTTGATTACAGCCGGGGCAATAAGTTCTCAACTTATGCCTCTTGGGCTATCATGAAAAACTATGCTCGGAGTCTGCCAGACGAAAAGACCAAACGGGATCGATTCCTGACCGGTTCCGACGAAATATTCGATGGAGTGGCAGATAATCGCACGGATGAGCAGCGGGAAATGATTACTGCCGAAAGCAAGAAAAGGCAGGTACATGAACTTCTGGATCGTCTGGACGACCGGGAAAGACGGATCATGCAACTACGTTATGGCATCAACGGCGAACGTGGTATGACTCTGGAACAGGTCGGACAGCGTGAAGGAATTACCAAGGAACGAGTGCGACAGATCGAAGCACGCGGCCTGCTCAAACTGAAAAACCTGGCTGAAGAAGGCGTTGGAGAAATGTAA
- the purE gene encoding 5-(carboxyamino)imidazole ribonucleotide mutase: MAAPPELPLVGIIMGSSSDWETMKHAAQMLQRFEVPFETRIVSAHRTPDLLFEYASNVAPRGLEVLIAGAGGAAHLPGMTAAKTSLPVLGVPVESKVLRGVDSLLSIVQMPVGIPVGTLAIGTAGAGNAALLAIAILGNKYPAYRLALEEYRRWQTETVLGQTLPETEGGS; the protein is encoded by the coding sequence ATGGCTGCACCTCCTGAACTTCCCCTGGTTGGCATCATCATGGGTTCCTCTTCAGATTGGGAAACCATGAAGCATGCTGCCCAGATGCTGCAGCGTTTTGAAGTGCCTTTTGAAACCCGGATCGTTTCAGCACATCGAACGCCTGACCTCTTGTTTGAATATGCCAGTAATGTAGCACCTCGTGGATTGGAAGTGTTGATCGCCGGGGCTGGCGGAGCAGCTCATCTACCTGGCATGACAGCAGCCAAGACTTCACTGCCCGTGCTGGGTGTGCCTGTTGAATCCAAAGTTCTTCGGGGAGTTGATTCCCTCCTATCTATTGTGCAAATGCCAGTGGGAATTCCAGTGGGCACCTTGGCAATCGGCACTGCTGGCGCAGGCAATGCAGCACTGCTGGCGATTGCCATTCTGGGCAATAAATACCCTGCCTACCGTTTAGCTCTTGAGGAATATCGTCGCTGGCAAACGGAAACGGTATTGGGGCAAACACTTCCTGAAACAGAAGGTGGAAGTTAA
- a CDS encoding prepilin-type N-terminal cleavage/methylation domain-containing protein, with translation MMRYRSTTTDRRKGLTLVEMMIALALSIFIMAILSEAFITGLNAFGNFKALADLDQRLRTAANIIRRDLKAPHFDGSRKLSECTVSGRPMPMLDGLTGLPAANGMLTAAQATALHRQLSQYRFKSPLEGFFSIEEWPNRPVGATMVFEGQDSSGRPSYRDQPSVDSTGNIVNFSDVLHFTSRLEGNEPDKFFFGRIRGDVLPGFPSPLQNIGLSGGSTRYGSPGLYTSQAAELLYFLGLDGTERLPGVTIAGGPVLTFNLYRQTYLLVPDRFSNGAQPPDDTYYGNNADNYFNGVVASPTLTVSGNDVSAHPTTTPSMAFNTMGSIQHRLNRRGSLSFRMPKHLPSLPAALEGSDLMLTNVISFDVKVFDPFAYKIPVNALNLNPSLPTHGPLTGRGAYVDIGDVLGTTVPGGVNPHPTAAGLPADGLQPLFGGPLNPAPGSEPVGFFDTGTLRFEGPPGGTTLRPQDTPATHAYPFPSIQITIRVFEPKSRQTRQITIIQDM, from the coding sequence ATGATGAGATATCGAAGTACAACAACTGATCGACGCAAGGGGTTAACCCTGGTCGAAATGATGATTGCCCTGGCTCTCTCCATTTTCATCATGGCGATCCTCTCGGAAGCGTTCATCACAGGACTTAATGCGTTTGGTAACTTCAAAGCGCTGGCTGATCTCGATCAACGATTGCGTACGGCTGCCAATATCATCCGTCGTGATCTGAAAGCTCCCCACTTCGACGGCAGTAGGAAACTGAGTGAATGTACCGTGTCAGGAAGACCCATGCCGATGTTGGATGGACTAACGGGATTGCCAGCGGCAAACGGTATGCTGACAGCTGCACAAGCAACTGCTCTGCACCGTCAGTTAAGTCAATATCGGTTTAAATCTCCATTGGAAGGTTTTTTCTCTATTGAAGAATGGCCTAATAGACCGGTTGGAGCGACAATGGTCTTTGAAGGACAGGACTCAAGCGGTCGGCCTAGTTATCGCGATCAGCCAAGTGTAGATTCTACTGGCAATATTGTAAACTTTTCCGATGTCCTACACTTTACCTCCCGATTGGAGGGTAATGAACCTGATAAGTTCTTTTTTGGACGAATTCGAGGAGATGTACTTCCAGGTTTCCCCTCACCCTTACAAAACATTGGACTTTCAGGTGGTTCAACGCGATATGGTTCTCCAGGCCTCTATACTTCTCAGGCTGCAGAATTACTCTATTTTCTAGGATTAGATGGAACTGAAAGATTGCCCGGTGTAACAATTGCAGGTGGTCCAGTTCTTACATTTAACCTTTATCGACAGACATATCTGCTGGTTCCAGATCGCTTTAGTAATGGAGCGCAACCGCCAGATGATACATACTATGGCAACAATGCAGATAATTACTTTAACGGCGTAGTTGCTTCACCGACACTCACTGTTTCAGGCAATGATGTTAGCGCACATCCTACGACGACCCCAAGCATGGCATTCAACACGATGGGTTCAATTCAACACAGATTGAACCGTCGGGGATCACTTTCGTTTCGAATGCCTAAGCATCTGCCTTCGTTGCCTGCCGCATTAGAAGGCAGTGATCTTATGCTAACTAATGTCATCAGCTTTGATGTAAAGGTCTTTGATCCATTCGCATACAAAATACCAGTTAATGCGCTGAATCTTAATCCTTCACTGCCTACGCATGGTCCATTAACAGGTCGTGGTGCCTATGTTGATATCGGAGACGTACTTGGAACTACCGTACCTGGTGGGGTGAATCCTCATCCAACAGCCGCTGGGTTACCGGCAGATGGACTTCAGCCATTATTCGGTGGTCCTTTAAATCCTGCACCTGGTTCTGAACCAGTTGGATTCTTTGATACAGGCACATTACGTTTCGAAGGCCCTCCAGGCGGAACGACTTTAAGACCGCAAGATACTCCTGCAACCCATGCGTATCCGTTTCCATCGATCCAGATAACCATCCGCGTGTTTGAGCCTAAGAGCAGACAGACGCGGCAGATAACCATTATTCAGGACATGTAA
- the tsaD gene encoding tRNA (adenosine(37)-N6)-threonylcarbamoyltransferase complex transferase subunit TsaD produces MLFLSLETSCDETAVAIFEAGTPEAGPNILSSVVASQMPLHARFGGVVPEVAARSHLKQLLPVLNAALQEAGVSLQQISAVAVMNRPGLVGALLVGVSAAKALAWSLNIPLIAVSHIDAHLYACRLAARRNIYPCIGLVVSGGHTTLFRCDSALECRPLGGTIDDAAGEAFDKISALLGLGFPGGPNVERAARSGNSSAYNFPRSFLREERLDFSFSGLKTAVRYCLRDLETTGTTITAQVRADIAASFQRAVIDVLTAKCKQALQRQNLKTLAVGGGVTANQSFRNSLIDMTTQAGYQLIIPPMEWCTDNAAMAALAVESYYQGDFASLDLDAEPQWSARKIANRRQNRD; encoded by the coding sequence ATGCTGTTTCTATCCCTTGAAACCTCCTGCGATGAAACGGCTGTTGCTATTTTTGAGGCAGGAACTCCGGAAGCAGGGCCGAACATACTTTCGAGTGTAGTGGCTTCCCAAATGCCGCTGCATGCTCGATTTGGGGGCGTCGTACCAGAAGTGGCAGCCCGTTCACATCTGAAGCAGCTCCTCCCAGTCTTGAATGCAGCATTACAGGAAGCAGGCGTTTCACTGCAACAGATTTCAGCCGTAGCGGTTATGAACCGTCCTGGCCTGGTCGGTGCGTTGCTGGTAGGTGTCTCCGCTGCCAAGGCATTGGCATGGTCTTTGAATATTCCCCTGATTGCAGTGAGTCACATTGATGCACATCTCTATGCCTGCCGCCTGGCTGCTCGAAGGAATATTTATCCCTGTATCGGCCTGGTTGTCAGTGGTGGGCATACCACTCTTTTCCGATGTGATTCCGCGCTGGAGTGTAGACCCCTTGGTGGCACCATTGACGACGCTGCAGGCGAAGCATTCGACAAGATCTCTGCACTATTAGGACTGGGCTTTCCGGGTGGTCCGAACGTGGAACGTGCTGCCAGATCGGGCAATAGCTCTGCCTACAACTTTCCCCGAAGTTTCCTGAGGGAAGAACGGCTTGATTTCAGCTTTTCAGGCCTGAAGACCGCGGTCAGATATTGCCTGCGTGATCTGGAAACTACTGGAACAACAATAACTGCTCAAGTTCGCGCTGACATTGCTGCCAGTTTTCAACGGGCCGTTATCGATGTCCTGACAGCCAAGTGCAAACAGGCCCTTCAACGGCAAAACCTGAAGACACTGGCAGTAGGCGGCGGGGTCACTGCCAACCAGTCTTTTCGTAACTCGCTGATCGATATGACAACCCAGGCCGGCTACCAACTAATAATCCCCCCCATGGAGTGGTGTACCGATAACGCTGCGATGGCTGCGCTAGCAGTCGAATCTTATTATCAGGGTGATTTTGCCAGTCTCGACCTTGATGCGGAACCTCAGTGGAGTGCCAGGAAGATAGCGAATCGCAGACAAAACAGGGATTGA
- a CDS encoding aminotransferase class IV, with product MTFWAFEHDHFLPLDQVILSPADAGFTFGATITDQCRTYRQKPFRLYDHLHRFFRSASLVGMPVPYSFERIGAILQELLERNRKQLPAAEWTLTWLLTPGDVGYFLGRPGGLMEAQPHFLAYSYPLQTERFSLYYTQGATVMLSRTTQSVPASVISPQIKQRSRIHWWMAEREIKSRHPQAQALLLDSQGHFTETASANVLLVSQGKVYSPRRNNILHGISLQVTEELCQLCGIHFEETDLTEKDIGEAEEAFLSSTPYGIAPIGLFEDRTLPLHGPIFTQLRQAWDEYVLH from the coding sequence ATGACGTTCTGGGCATTTGAACATGATCATTTTCTGCCCTTGGATCAGGTTATACTGAGTCCCGCTGATGCTGGTTTTACCTTCGGTGCAACTATCACCGATCAATGTCGAACCTATCGTCAAAAGCCGTTTCGACTGTACGATCATCTTCACCGATTCTTTCGAAGTGCCAGCCTGGTGGGTATGCCGGTCCCATATTCCTTCGAAAGAATCGGAGCGATCCTGCAAGAACTTCTTGAACGCAACAGGAAACAACTTCCTGCGGCTGAATGGACCCTCACTTGGTTGCTAACTCCCGGCGATGTTGGTTATTTTCTTGGTAGGCCAGGTGGTTTGATGGAAGCCCAGCCCCATTTCCTGGCTTACAGTTATCCATTACAGACGGAGCGATTTTCCCTTTACTACACGCAGGGGGCAACGGTAATGCTATCTCGTACCACGCAAAGTGTTCCAGCATCTGTCATCTCGCCACAGATCAAGCAACGTAGCAGAATCCATTGGTGGATGGCTGAACGCGAAATTAAATCCCGCCATCCACAGGCTCAGGCACTGCTTTTAGATTCACAAGGGCATTTCACCGAGACAGCCAGCGCTAACGTGTTATTGGTTAGTCAAGGCAAAGTCTATTCACCCCGTCGAAACAACATACTCCATGGCATCAGCCTGCAGGTGACTGAAGAACTTTGTCAGCTATGTGGCATCCATTTTGAGGAAACTGATCTAACTGAAAAGGATATTGGAGAGGCAGAGGAAGCTTTCCTGTCCAGTACCCCCTATGGCATTGCACCGATTGGATTGTTCGAAGACAGAACATTACCACTTCATGGGCCAATATTCACTCAACTTCGCCAAGCATGGGATGAATATGTACTGCATTAA